A section of the Streptomyces sp. Je 1-369 genome encodes:
- the rplT gene encoding 50S ribosomal protein L20, whose translation MARVKRAVNAHKKRRAILEQASGYRGQRSRLYRKAKEQVTHSLVYNYNDRKKRKGDFRQLWIQRINAAARANGITYNRFIQGLKAANIEVDRKILAELAVNDANAFAALVEVAQKALPSDVNAPKAA comes from the coding sequence GTGGCACGCGTCAAGCGGGCAGTCAACGCCCACAAGAAGCGTCGGGCGATCCTCGAGCAGGCCAGCGGTTACCGCGGCCAGCGTTCGCGCCTGTACCGCAAGGCCAAGGAGCAGGTCACCCACTCCCTGGTCTACAACTACAACGACCGCAAGAAGCGCAAGGGCGACTTCCGTCAGCTGTGGATCCAGCGCATCAACGCCGCTGCCCGCGCCAACGGCATCACCTACAACCGCTTCATCCAGGGTCTGAAGGCCGCCAACATCGAGGTGGACCGCAAGATCCTCGCGGAGCTGGCCGTCAACGACGCGAACGCGTTCGCCGCGCTCGTCGAGGTCGCGCAGAAGGCGCTGCCGTCGGACGTCAACGCGCCCAAGGCCGCGTGA
- the rpmI gene encoding 50S ribosomal protein L35, whose product MPKNKTHSGAKKRFRVTGSGKVLRQRANRRHYLEHKSSTLTRRLAGTVELSSADAAKAKKLLGM is encoded by the coding sequence ATGCCGAAGAACAAGACTCACAGCGGTGCCAAGAAGCGTTTCCGGGTCACCGGCTCGGGCAAGGTGCTGCGGCAGCGTGCCAACCGCCGCCACTACCTGGAGCACAAGTCGTCGACGCTGACCCGTCGTCTCGCCGGCACCGTCGAGCTGTCGTCGGCGGACGCCGCCAAGGCCAAGAAGCTCCTCGGTATGTGA